In Schistosoma mansoni, WGS project CABG00000000 data, supercontig 0244, strain Puerto Rico, whole genome shotgun sequence, one genomic interval encodes:
- a CDS encoding twik family of potassium channels-related yields MIGNQDHHEDEWPKQDNNPIPSSNNSETTSKHSECHKKLPLFLFIMAYISFCCLGALCLTLLERPTERVERLRLHASQINFLRNNPCVSSEELRKFVSYIVSATKMGISMTPIKNISKYDLLSIPENWHENFYSETNIEVNAQLESIARRILTEEEMNNSSWNFYESVFFVITVITTIGKIKKCHD; encoded by the exons ATGATTGGTAACCAAGATCATCATGAAGACGAATGGCCAAAGCAAGACAATAACCCAATACCGTCTTCGAACAATAGTGAAACAACCTCAAAACACTCAGAATGTCATAAAAAACTCCCgttatttttattcatcatgGCCTATATATCATTTTGTTGTCTTGGTGCACTTTGTCTAACCTTACTAGAACGACCAACAGAAAGAGTAGAAAGATTGCGCTTGCACGCTTCACAAATCAATTTTCTGAGGAATAATCCATGTGTATCaa GTGAAGAACTTCGGAAGTTTGTTAGTTATATTGTATCGGCCACAAAAATGGGTATATCAATGACACCAATTAAAAATATCAGTAAATATGACTTACTGAGTATCCCTGAAAATTGGCACGAAAATTTCTATTCGGAAACAAATATTGAAGTAAATGCTCAACTGGAATCAATCGCTAGACGTATTTTAACTGAAGAAGAAATGAATAACAGCAGTTGGAACTTTTATGAATCAGTATTTTTTGTGATAACAGTTATTACAACTATAGGTAAGATTAAAAAGTGTCACGATTAA